In Dysgonomonadaceae bacterium zrk40, one genomic interval encodes:
- the rplV gene encoding 50S ribosomal protein L22: MSARKRISAEQRKENRKTVSLAVLKNVPTSPRKMRYVADMVRGMEVFKALGVLKFSNKEASIRVEKLLLSAIANWEQKNERKAETGELYIKTISVDGGSMLKRLRPAPQGRGYRIRKRSNHVTIVVDTLNKEQAEN; this comes from the coding sequence ATGAGTGCTAGAAAAAGAATATCAGCCGAACAAAGAAAAGAAAACCGCAAGACGGTTTCTCTGGCCGTACTGAAGAACGTGCCCACATCACCTCGCAAGATGCGTTACGTGGCCGACATGGTACGTGGCATGGAGGTGTTCAAGGCTCTCGGCGTGCTGAAGTTCTCCAACAAGGAGGCATCGATCAGAGTCGAGAAGTTGTTGCTTTCAGCCATTGCCAACTGGGAACAGAAGAACGAACGAAAGGCAGAGACCGGCGAGCTTTATATCAAGACCATCTCCGTGGATGGAGGATCCATGCTGAAGCGTCTTCGTCCTGCACCGCAGGGTCGCGGTTACCGCATCCGCAAACGCTCCAACCACGTGACAATTGTCGTAGATACATTGAACAAAGAACAAGCAGAAAACTAA
- the fusA gene encoding elongation factor G, whose amino-acid sequence MAKGSKEALKFTRNIGIMAHIDAGKTTTSERILFYTGLTHKIGEVHDGAATMDWMEQEQERGITITSAATTTSWKYDDQTYKINLIDTPGHVDFTVEVERSLRVLDGAVAAFCAVGGVEPQSETVWRQADKYKVPRVGYVNKMDRSGANFFDVVRQVKEMLGANACPIQIPIGAEETFKGVVDLVTMKALYWHDETMGADYDVRDIPADLLEEAQEWREKMLEIVAECDDALMEKFFDDPDTITEEEIRKAIRKGTLSMQINPMICGSSFKNKGVQTLLDAVCAYLPSPIDTEAISGTLPDDPEKEVVRHPNPEEPMSALAFKIATDPYVGRLCFFRVYSGEIEAGSYVYNPRSGKKERISRLFQMHSNKQNPKEFIGTGDIGAGVGFKDIRTGDTLCDEKNPIILEAIDFPDPVIGIAVEPKTQKDLDKLSTGLAKLAEEDPTFTVKTDDETGQTVISGMGELHLEIIIDRLKREFKVEANQGRPQVSYKEAITKTVELRETYKKQTGGRGKYADMIVRVEPADADFEGDLQFVDEVKGGNIPKEYIPSIQKGFHRAMKNGVLAGYALDKLKVTVLDGSYHPVDSDQLSFEICAMQAFKSASEKAGPVLLEPIMKVEVVTPEESMGDVISDLNKRRGQVEGMESNRSGARVVKAKTPLSEMFGYVTSLRTVTSGRATSTMSFSHFEEVSSSIARQVLTEVKGRVDLIK is encoded by the coding sequence ATGGCTAAGGGTTCAAAAGAAGCATTAAAATTCACTCGTAACATAGGTATCATGGCGCACATCGACGCCGGCAAGACCACCACCTCTGAGCGTATCCTGTTCTACACGGGACTCACGCACAAGATCGGGGAGGTGCATGACGGCGCGGCTACCATGGACTGGATGGAGCAGGAGCAGGAGCGTGGGATCACCATCACCTCTGCTGCCACCACTACGAGCTGGAAATATGACGACCAGACATACAAGATCAACCTGATCGACACCCCGGGACACGTGGACTTCACGGTAGAGGTGGAACGTTCGCTGCGCGTGCTGGATGGTGCGGTAGCGGCGTTTTGCGCTGTAGGTGGTGTGGAGCCGCAGTCGGAGACTGTATGGCGTCAGGCTGACAAATATAAGGTACCCCGTGTAGGGTATGTGAACAAGATGGACCGTTCGGGTGCCAACTTCTTCGACGTGGTTCGCCAGGTGAAGGAGATGCTGGGTGCCAACGCATGTCCCATCCAGATCCCCATCGGGGCTGAAGAGACCTTTAAGGGCGTGGTCGACCTGGTCACGATGAAAGCGCTCTACTGGCATGACGAGACCATGGGTGCCGACTACGACGTGAGGGATATCCCGGCCGACCTGCTGGAGGAGGCTCAGGAGTGGCGCGAGAAGATGCTCGAGATCGTTGCCGAGTGCGACGATGCACTGATGGAGAAGTTCTTCGACGATCCCGACACGATTACCGAGGAGGAGATCAGAAAAGCCATCCGCAAGGGAACACTCTCCATGCAGATCAACCCCATGATCTGTGGCTCATCGTTCAAGAACAAGGGTGTACAGACACTGCTCGACGCGGTATGTGCCTACCTGCCCAGTCCGATCGACACCGAGGCAATCAGCGGCACGCTGCCCGACGATCCTGAAAAGGAAGTGGTACGTCATCCCAATCCGGAAGAACCGATGAGCGCCCTGGCGTTCAAGATCGCCACTGACCCCTACGTGGGACGTCTCTGTTTCTTCCGCGTTTACTCGGGAGAGATTGAAGCCGGATCGTATGTATACAACCCCCGTTCGGGAAAGAAAGAACGTATCTCGCGTCTGTTCCAGATGCACTCCAACAAGCAGAACCCGAAAGAGTTCATTGGCACGGGTGACATCGGTGCCGGTGTAGGTTTCAAGGATATCCGTACGGGTGATACCCTCTGTGATGAGAAGAATCCGATCATCCTCGAAGCGATTGACTTCCCGGATCCGGTGATTGGTATCGCCGTAGAGCCCAAGACGCAGAAGGACCTCGACAAGCTGTCGACCGGTCTGGCCAAGCTGGCCGAGGAGGATCCCACCTTCACCGTGAAGACTGACGATGAGACCGGCCAGACTGTGATCTCCGGTATGGGTGAGCTTCACCTCGAGATCATCATCGACCGTCTGAAACGTGAGTTCAAGGTGGAAGCCAACCAGGGTCGTCCCCAGGTATCTTACAAAGAGGCAATCACCAAGACGGTTGAATTGCGTGAAACCTACAAGAAGCAGACCGGTGGTCGTGGTAAGTACGCCGATATGATTGTGCGCGTGGAACCGGCCGATGCCGACTTCGAGGGCGATCTGCAGTTCGTAGACGAGGTGAAGGGCGGTAACATCCCCAAGGAGTATATCCCCTCCATCCAGAAAGGATTCCATCGCGCCATGAAGAATGGTGTGCTGGCAGGATATGCACTCGACAAGCTGAAGGTGACCGTGCTCGATGGTTCATACCACCCGGTCGACTCCGATCAGCTCTCGTTCGAGATTTGCGCCATGCAGGCCTTCAAGAGTGCTTCTGAAAAGGCAGGACCCGTCTTGCTGGAACCGATCATGAAGGTTGAGGTGGTGACCCCCGAGGAAAGCATGGGGGATGTGATCTCCGACCTGAACAAGCGTCGCGGACAGGTGGAAGGAATGGAATCGAACCGCTCGGGTGCCCGTGTGGTGAAGGCCAAGACCCCCCTCTCCGAGATGTTCGGCTATGTAACTTCGCTGCGTACCGTCACATCGGGACGCGCCACATCGACCATGTCATTCTCTCACTTCGAAGAGGTATCCTCATCGATTGCCAGACAAGTGCTGACAGAGGTGAAGGGACGTGTGGATTTGATCAAGTAA
- the rplN gene encoding 50S ribosomal protein L14, giving the protein MIQQESRLTVTDNSGAKEVLCIRVLGGTRRRYASVGDVIVVTVKSAIPSSDIKKGTVSKAIIVRTKKELRRADGSYIRFDDNACVLLNNAGELRGSRIFGPVARELRATNMKIVSLAPEVL; this is encoded by the coding sequence ATGATACAACAAGAATCAAGATTAACAGTTACTGACAACAGCGGTGCCAAGGAGGTTCTTTGCATCCGCGTTTTGGGCGGTACAAGAAGACGCTACGCGTCTGTAGGGGATGTCATTGTTGTTACAGTCAAGAGCGCGATCCCATCGAGTGATATCAAGAAAGGAACAGTATCGAAAGCAATCATCGTGCGTACGAAGAAAGAGCTCCGTCGTGCCGACGGTTCCTACATCCGTTTCGACGACAATGCCTGCGTGTTGCTCAACAACGCCGGCGAGTTGCGTGGAAGCCGTATCTTCGGACCTGTTGCCCGTGAACTTCGCGCCACAAACATGAAGATTGTTTCATTAGCTCCTGAAGTATTATAA
- the rplC gene encoding 50S ribosomal protein L3: protein MPGLLGKKIGMTSVFSAEGKNIPCTVIEAGPCVVTQVKTVDNDGYDAIQLGFVDKKDKHTPNAEQGHFKKAGVSPKRHLAEFKGLGDDYKLGSEITVDFFNDAVYVDVIGTSKGKGFQGVVKRHGFAGVGQATHGQHNRLRAPGSIGAASYPAKVFKGTRMAGQMGNERVTVQNLQVVKIIPEHNLLLVKGSVPGAKGSIVLIEK, encoded by the coding sequence ATGCCAGGATTATTAGGAAAAAAAATCGGAATGACATCCGTTTTCAGTGCCGAGGGAAAGAACATTCCATGCACTGTTATCGAAGCAGGTCCTTGCGTGGTTACTCAGGTGAAGACAGTCGACAATGACGGCTACGACGCCATTCAGCTCGGGTTCGTGGACAAGAAAGACAAGCACACCCCCAACGCTGAACAGGGTCACTTCAAGAAAGCAGGAGTAAGCCCCAAGAGACACTTGGCCGAGTTCAAAGGATTAGGAGACGACTACAAGTTGGGATCCGAAATCACTGTTGACTTTTTCAATGATGCCGTTTACGTGGATGTGATCGGCACCTCGAAGGGAAAAGGTTTCCAGGGAGTGGTGAAACGCCACGGATTCGCAGGTGTGGGTCAGGCCACACACGGACAGCACAACAGGCTTCGTGCCCCCGGTTCCATCGGAGCCGCTTCATACCCCGCAAAGGTATTCAAGGGAACACGCATGGCCGGACAGATGGGTAACGAGCGGGTGACCGTTCAGAACCTGCAGGTGGTAAAGATAATCCCCGAACACAATCTCCTTCTGGTGAAGGGATCGGTGCCGGGAGCGAAAGGTTCAATCGTATTAATTGAGAAGTAA
- the rpsC gene encoding 30S ribosomal protein S3, translating into MGQKVNPIANRLGIIKGWDSNWYGGNNYGDTLLEDSKIRTYLNARLAKASVSRIVIERTLKLVTITICTARPGIIIGKGGQEVDKLKEELMKITDKDIQINIYEIKKPELDAMIVATNIARQLEGKIAYRRAVKMAVAATMRMGAEGIKVQVSGRLNGAEMARSEMYKEGRTPLHTFRADIDYAQVEALTKVGIIGIKVWICRGEIYGKKDLAPSFATSKDNRSAGNRGGGNRPEGGRGGRRNRRNNKTNA; encoded by the coding sequence ATGGGACAGAAAGTAAATCCGATAGCAAATCGTTTGGGAATCATCAAAGGATGGGACTCTAACTGGTACGGCGGAAATAATTATGGTGACACCCTGCTGGAGGACAGCAAGATCCGCACCTATTTGAATGCCCGTCTTGCCAAAGCAAGTGTATCTCGCATTGTCATTGAGCGCACACTGAAACTGGTGACCATCACCATCTGTACTGCCCGCCCCGGCATCATCATCGGCAAGGGTGGCCAGGAGGTGGACAAGCTCAAGGAAGAGCTGATGAAGATCACCGACAAAGATATCCAGATCAACATTTACGAGATCAAGAAGCCGGAGTTGGATGCCATGATTGTGGCCACCAACATTGCCCGCCAGCTTGAAGGGAAGATCGCCTACCGCCGTGCGGTGAAGATGGCTGTTGCTGCCACCATGCGCATGGGTGCCGAGGGGATCAAGGTGCAGGTATCAGGACGTCTGAACGGCGCTGAGATGGCCCGCTCCGAGATGTACAAGGAGGGTCGTACCCCCCTTCATACCTTCCGTGCCGACATCGATTACGCACAGGTTGAAGCGCTCACCAAGGTGGGTATCATTGGCATCAAGGTATGGATTTGCCGTGGCGAGATCTATGGCAAGAAAGATCTGGCTCCTTCGTTCGCAACCTCCAAAGACAACCGTTCAGCAGGCAACCGCGGAGGCGGCAATCGCCCTGAAGGCGGCAGAGGCGGCCGGCGCAACAGGAGAAATAACAAAACCAACGCTTAA
- the rplD gene encoding 50S ribosomal protein L4: protein MELSIYNSKGEVTDKKVNLDDSIFGIEPNEHVIWLDVKQYLANQRQGTHKSKERNEIAGSTRKLIRQKGSGGARRGDIKSPVLVGGGRVFGPKPRDYSFKLNKKVKALARKSALSLKAKNNSIIVVEDLSFDTPKTKEFASLTKNLQLTDKKLLFVLPGQNKNVYLSARNLQKVNVITASEINTYAIMNCGSLVMTESSLTAIDNLFNAKGE, encoded by the coding sequence ATGGAATTAAGTATCTACAATAGCAAAGGAGAGGTAACAGACAAGAAGGTGAATCTCGACGATTCCATTTTCGGCATTGAACCGAACGAACATGTTATCTGGCTCGATGTGAAGCAGTACCTGGCCAACCAGCGTCAGGGTACTCACAAGTCGAAAGAGAGAAACGAGATCGCCGGCAGTACCCGCAAGCTGATTCGTCAGAAGGGTAGTGGTGGTGCCCGCAGGGGTGACATCAAATCACCCGTGTTGGTGGGTGGAGGCCGCGTGTTCGGTCCCAAGCCCCGTGATTACAGCTTCAAGCTCAACAAGAAGGTGAAGGCGCTGGCACGCAAGTCGGCCCTCTCGCTCAAGGCAAAGAACAACAGCATCATCGTTGTGGAGGACCTGTCGTTCGACACGCCGAAGACCAAGGAATTTGCCTCGCTGACAAAGAATCTGCAACTGACTGATAAAAAGCTACTTTTCGTTTTGCCAGGTCAAAATAAAAACGTATATTTGTCGGCCCGAAATTTACAGAAAGTGAATGTGATAACAGCTTCTGAAATAAACACATACGCTATTATGAATTGTGGCAGCCTGGTGATGACCGAGTCGTCGCTGACTGCGATTGATAACCTCTTTAACGCAAAAGGAGAATAA
- the rpsH gene encoding 30S ribosomal protein S8, giving the protein MTDPIADYLTRLRNAIQAKHRVVEVPASNLKKDITKILFEKGYILNYKFVEDGPQGSIMIALKYDPVNKVNAIKKLKRVSTPGLRQYVGYKDMPRVLNGLGIAILSTSNGVMTDKEAREHKVGGEVLCYVY; this is encoded by the coding sequence ATGACAGATCCAATAGCAGATTATTTGACGCGGCTCAGGAACGCCATCCAGGCAAAGCACCGGGTGGTGGAAGTTCCCGCATCAAATCTCAAAAAAGACATCACCAAGATTCTTTTTGAAAAAGGCTACATTCTTAATTACAAGTTTGTAGAGGATGGTCCACAGGGTTCAATCATGATCGCCCTGAAGTACGATCCGGTGAATAAAGTAAATGCAATCAAGAAACTGAAACGCGTATCAACCCCCGGCTTGCGCCAGTATGTGGGTTACAAGGATATGCCGCGCGTGCTGAACGGTTTGGGTATTGCCATATTATCTACTTCAAACGGAGTGATGACAGACAAGGAAGCCCGCGAACATAAGGTGGGCGGTGAAGTATTGTGTTACGTGTATTAA
- the rpsN gene encoding 30S ribosomal protein S14 translates to MAKESMKAREVKRAKMVARYAEKRAKYLAEGDYEALQSIPKNASPVRLHNRCKLTGRPKGYMRQFGLSRIQFREMASKGLIPGVKKASW, encoded by the coding sequence ATGGCAAAAGAATCAATGAAAGCCCGTGAGGTGAAAAGAGCGAAGATGGTTGCCCGTTACGCGGAAAAGCGAGCCAAATACCTGGCAGAAGGTGACTATGAAGCGCTTCAATCGATTCCCAAGAATGCTTCTCCCGTACGCTTGCACAATCGTTGCAAGCTGACCGGTCGCCCCAAAGGATACATGCGCCAGTTTGGCCTCTCCCGTATCCAGTTCCGCGAAATGGCATCGAAGGGATTGATCCCCGGGGTGAAGAAAGCAAGCTGGTAA
- the rpsJ gene encoding 30S ribosomal protein S10, whose translation MSQKIRIKLKSYDYSLVDKSAEKIVKTVKATGAVVSGPIPLPTHKRIFTVNRSTFVNKKSREQFELASFKRLIDIYSSTAKTVDALMKLELPSGVEVEIKV comes from the coding sequence ATGAGCCAAAAAATCAGAATCAAACTGAAATCTTACGATTACAGCCTCGTGGACAAATCTGCTGAGAAAATCGTAAAAACCGTAAAAGCTACGGGTGCTGTGGTGAGTGGTCCCATACCCCTGCCAACACACAAGCGCATCTTTACCGTGAACCGTTCTACCTTCGTGAACAAGAAGTCACGCGAACAGTTCGAGCTGGCCTCTTTCAAACGGCTTATCGACATCTACAGCTCAACAGCAAAGACCGTTGATGCCCTGATGAAGCTTGAGCTGCCCAGCGGTGTGGAAGTAGAGATCAAAGTGTGA
- the rplX gene encoding 50S ribosomal protein L24 translates to MSKLHIKKGDTVYVNSGEDKGKTGRVLEVLVNKNRAVVEGVNIVSKHSKPNAQNPNGGIEKKEASIHLSKLNPVDPKTGKPTRVGRKENSKGKLVRYAKKSGEEIK, encoded by the coding sequence ATGAGTAAATTACATATCAAGAAAGGCGATACGGTATATGTCAACTCCGGTGAGGACAAAGGCAAAACCGGCCGCGTACTGGAGGTTCTTGTGAACAAGAACCGCGCAGTTGTGGAAGGTGTTAACATCGTATCGAAGCATAGCAAACCCAACGCACAGAATCCCAACGGAGGCATCGAAAAGAAGGAAGCTTCTATTCATCTCTCCAAGCTGAATCCGGTGGATCCCAAGACCGGTAAGCCCACCCGCGTTGGCAGAAAAGAGAACAGCAAAGGCAAATTAGTACGTTACGCTAAAAAATCGGGGGAGGAAATTAAATGA
- the rplF gene encoding 50S ribosomal protein L6, whose protein sequence is MSRIGKLPITLPAGVDVKVGENNLITLKGPKGELQQQVNPNMKVSVDNGLLIVERPNDEKENRAMHGLYRSLLNNMAIGVSEGFRKELELVGVGYRVSNNGQVLELSLGYTHSIFLQLPAEIKVETKMERNKNPLIILESCDKQLLGQVCAKIRSFRKPEPYKGKGIKFVGEQLRRKSGKTAGK, encoded by the coding sequence ATGTCAAGAATAGGAAAATTACCCATCACCCTGCCCGCGGGCGTAGACGTTAAAGTGGGAGAGAACAACCTTATCACGCTGAAAGGTCCCAAGGGGGAATTGCAGCAACAGGTAAACCCCAATATGAAGGTGTCGGTCGACAACGGTCTGCTTATCGTGGAACGTCCGAACGACGAAAAAGAAAACCGTGCAATGCATGGCCTCTACCGTTCACTGTTGAACAACATGGCCATTGGCGTGTCGGAAGGTTTCCGTAAAGAGCTGGAACTGGTAGGTGTTGGTTACCGTGTATCCAACAACGGTCAGGTACTGGAGTTATCGCTTGGTTATACCCACAGCATCTTCCTGCAGTTGCCTGCAGAGATCAAGGTGGAGACCAAGATGGAGAGAAACAAGAACCCGCTCATCATCCTGGAGTCGTGCGACAAGCAACTGCTTGGACAGGTGTGCGCCAAGATCCGTTCATTCCGTAAGCCTGAGCCATACAAGGGCAAGGGTATCAAGTTCGTGGGTGAACAGCTCCGTCGCAAATCGGGTAAGACAGCAGGTAAATAA
- the rpmC gene encoding 50S ribosomal protein L29, protein MKKQEELREISEKDLKERLEAETVALTQLKINHTITPLDDSGSIREKRRNIARIHTELRARELKNKQ, encoded by the coding sequence ATGAAGAAGCAAGAAGAATTGAGAGAGATATCCGAAAAGGACCTGAAAGAGAGACTGGAAGCTGAAACGGTGGCATTGACCCAATTGAAGATCAACCACACCATCACCCCGCTCGATGATTCGGGATCGATCCGCGAGAAACGTCGCAACATTGCCCGTATCCACACGGAGCTGCGTGCAAGAGAGTTGAAAAACAAGCAATAA
- the rpsQ gene encoding 30S ribosomal protein S17, producing the protein METRNLRKERIGVVFSNKMDKTITVAVKWKEKHPIYGKFVNKTKKFHAHDEKNDCNIGDTVRIMETRPLSKSKRWRVVEIMERAK; encoded by the coding sequence ATGGAAACGAGAAATTTAAGAAAGGAAAGAATCGGGGTCGTTTTCAGCAATAAGATGGACAAGACCATCACCGTTGCTGTAAAATGGAAAGAGAAACACCCTATATATGGGAAGTTCGTTAACAAAACGAAGAAATTTCACGCCCATGATGAGAAGAATGACTGTAACATCGGTGATACAGTACGTATAATGGAGACCCGTCCTTTGAGCAAGTCGAAGAGATGGAGAGTGGTTGAAATAATGGAAAGGGCCAAGTAA
- the rplB gene encoding 50S ribosomal protein L2, with the protein MAIRKLKPTTPGQRHKIIGSFETITASVPEKSLVVGKKATGGRNHQGKMTMGYLGGGHKRRYRIIDFKRTKDGIPAVVKSIEYDPNRSARIALLYYADGEKTYILAPNGLQVGTSVMSGPDAAPEVGNALPLAVIPIGTVVHNIELRPGQGAKMARSAGTFAQLVSREDKYAIIKMPSGEVRKILSACKATIGSVGNSDHALEKSGKAGRSRWLGRRPHNRGVVKNPVDHPMGGGEGRASGGHPRSPKGLYSKGLKTRAPKKHSSKYIVERRKKK; encoded by the coding sequence ATGGCAATACGTAAATTAAAGCCCACTACACCGGGGCAAAGACACAAGATTATCGGTTCATTTGAAACAATCACTGCAAGTGTACCGGAGAAATCTCTTGTAGTTGGAAAGAAGGCAACGGGTGGACGCAACCACCAGGGTAAGATGACCATGGGTTACCTGGGTGGCGGACACAAAAGACGTTACCGCATCATCGACTTCAAGAGAACAAAAGATGGTATCCCGGCCGTTGTGAAGAGCATTGAATATGATCCCAACCGTTCGGCACGCATCGCGCTGCTTTACTATGCCGACGGAGAGAAGACCTATATTCTTGCCCCCAATGGACTGCAAGTTGGAACCTCAGTGATGTCGGGGCCCGATGCCGCCCCGGAAGTAGGAAATGCATTGCCCTTGGCGGTGATCCCCATCGGTACGGTGGTGCACAACATTGAGTTGCGCCCCGGACAGGGAGCCAAGATGGCACGTTCGGCCGGAACATTCGCACAGCTGGTGTCGCGTGAAGATAAGTACGCGATCATCAAGATGCCTTCCGGTGAAGTTCGCAAGATTCTTTCTGCCTGCAAGGCTACCATTGGTAGTGTAGGCAATTCGGATCATGCTCTGGAAAAATCAGGTAAAGCCGGTCGTTCACGCTGGCTGGGTCGTCGCCCGCACAACCGTGGTGTGGTGAAGAACCCGGTAGATCACCCCATGGGTGGTGGTGAAGGACGCGCGTCGGGAGGACATCCCAGATCGCCCAAGGGCTTATATTCAAAGGGCTTGAAGACAAGAGCGCCCAAAAAACATTCTTCGAAATACATCGTAGAGAGAAGAAAAAAGAAGTAA
- the rplE gene encoding 50S ribosomal protein L5, whose translation MSTTTYEVSLKKDYKERVVPALMKEFSYKSVMQVPRLEKIVINQGLGIAVADKKIIETAINELTTITGQKAVQTVSRKDISNFKLRKKMPVGVRVTLRQDKMYEFLERLVRVALPRIRDFKGIENKLDGRGNYTMGIEEQIIFPEINIDNITRLLGMNITFVTTAATDEEGYALLREFGLPFKKD comes from the coding sequence ATGAGTACGACAACATACGAAGTGAGTTTAAAGAAAGATTACAAGGAGCGTGTGGTGCCTGCCCTGATGAAGGAGTTCAGCTATAAATCGGTGATGCAGGTTCCCCGTCTGGAGAAGATCGTGATCAACCAGGGCCTCGGCATCGCCGTTGCCGACAAGAAGATCATTGAGACAGCCATCAACGAACTGACCACCATTACCGGTCAGAAGGCTGTACAGACTGTATCACGCAAAGATATCTCGAACTTCAAACTCCGTAAGAAGATGCCGGTGGGCGTACGCGTGACACTGCGTCAGGACAAGATGTACGAGTTCCTTGAAAGATTGGTACGTGTGGCGTTGCCCCGTATTCGTGACTTCAAGGGTATCGAGAACAAACTCGATGGCCGTGGCAACTATACCATGGGTATCGAAGAGCAGATCATCTTCCCTGAGATCAACATCGACAACATCACCCGTCTGCTGGGAATGAACATCACGTTCGTCACCACCGCAGCTACCGACGAGGAGGGTTATGCACTGTTGAGAGAGTTCGGATTACCGTTTAAGAAAGACTAA
- a CDS encoding 50S ribosomal protein L18, with the protein MITKNEKRLKIKARVRGKISGTAECPRLTVFRSNKQIYAQVIDDLTGRTLAAASSLKIGEKLPKKEQAAKVGEMVAKNALEAGVEKVAFDRNGYLYHGRIKDLADAARKGGLKF; encoded by the coding sequence ATGATTACAAAGAACGAAAAAAGACTTAAGATAAAAGCCCGTGTAAGGGGTAAGATCAGTGGCACCGCCGAGTGCCCGCGTCTGACCGTCTTCCGGAGCAACAAGCAGATATACGCACAGGTGATCGATGATCTCACCGGTCGCACGCTTGCCGCAGCCTCATCGCTGAAGATTGGGGAAAAGCTTCCCAAGAAGGAGCAGGCAGCCAAGGTGGGAGAGATGGTAGCCAAGAACGCCCTGGAAGCAGGTGTGGAGAAGGTAGCCTTCGACCGCAACGGTTACCTCTATCATGGACGTATTAAAGATTTGGCTGACGCTGCCCGCAAAGGTGGCCTTAAATTTTAA
- the rplW gene encoding 50S ribosomal protein L23, whose product MSVLVKPIFTEKQTALTDKYENRYGFIVSPSANKVQIKNEVEALYNVHVESVNTMKYDGKVKSRYTKSGVVFGKTAAYKKAIITLRKGETIDLFSNI is encoded by the coding sequence ATGAGTGTATTAGTAAAACCGATATTCACGGAAAAGCAGACTGCCCTGACGGACAAGTATGAAAACCGTTACGGCTTCATCGTGTCTCCTTCTGCCAACAAGGTTCAGATCAAGAACGAAGTGGAAGCACTCTACAACGTACATGTAGAGAGTGTGAACACGATGAAGTATGATGGCAAAGTGAAGAGCCGTTACACCAAATCGGGTGTCGTTTTCGGCAAGACAGCCGCATACAAGAAAGCAATCATCACCTTGCGAAAAGGTGAAACGATCGATCTATTTAGCAACATTTAA
- the rpsS gene encoding 30S ribosomal protein S19, with amino-acid sequence MSRSLKKGPYINLKLEQKVSAMNDSGKKAVVKTWARASMISPDFVGHTIAVHNGNKFIPVYVTENMVGHKLGEFAVTRTFRGHSGNRKK; translated from the coding sequence ATGAGCAGATCATTAAAGAAAGGTCCCTATATCAACCTGAAGCTGGAACAGAAGGTGAGTGCCATGAACGACAGCGGCAAGAAGGCCGTAGTCAAGACATGGGCCCGTGCTTCCATGATATCACCTGATTTTGTAGGGCACACCATCGCTGTACACAACGGGAACAAGTTTATCCCGGTATACGTGACAGAGAACATGGTTGGGCACAAACTGGGCGAATTCGCTGTTACCCGCACGTTCCGCGGACACTCAGGCAACAGGAAGAAATAA
- the rplP gene encoding 50S ribosomal protein L16, which produces MLQPKKTKFRRQQKGRMKGVAGRGNQLAFGSFGIKSLESKWITGRQIEAARIAVTRYMQRQGQVWVRIFPDKPITKKPAEVRMGKGKGNPEGYVAPITPGRILFEIEGVSYDVAKEALRLAAQKLPVTTKFVVRRDYDYDQKS; this is translated from the coding sequence ATGTTACAACCGAAGAAAACAAAGTTCAGAAGACAGCAGAAAGGTCGCATGAAAGGTGTGGCCGGTCGCGGCAATCAGCTGGCATTCGGCTCTTTCGGGATCAAATCGCTCGAATCGAAATGGATCACCGGAAGGCAGATTGAAGCTGCCCGTATTGCTGTAACACGTTACATGCAACGTCAGGGACAGGTTTGGGTACGTATTTTCCCGGATAAGCCGATCACCAAGAAGCCAGCCGAAGTGCGTATGGGTAAGGGTAAAGGTAATCCGGAAGGATATGTGGCGCCCATCACACCGGGCCGCATCCTTTTCGAGATTGAAGGCGTTTCCTATGACGTGGCAAAAGAGGCTTTGCGTTTAGCGGCTCAGAAGTTGCCTGTGACCACCAAGTTCGTGGTGAGAAGGGATTATGATTATGATCAAAAATCGTAA